A single region of the Polymorphum gilvum SL003B-26A1 genome encodes:
- the lptF gene encoding LPS export ABC transporter permease LptF, with the protein MKTLERYIVRRAGIAFVMTLAAMTGVVWATQALRQLDLVTSKGQTIVQFVGITMLAMPFLVLVVAPFALMIALILVLNALSSDSELIVINASGGSRFLVLRPVVLFSAAIMLLSATLSLYVAPLGLAQLRDEIARVRVDLVANIVRPGRFITVEDGLTFHIRNRRGDGSLDGLLLHDRRDPQTVFTYQADVGRIVEAADRTLLLMQDGTIQRRPKTDGDISIVRFQSYAFDLSALIPETSTPIYKASERPTLALLLGTHQDDYARQNADRLRAELHDRLSQPLYPLAFGLIVFAFLGQARTTRQGRGMAMLGALVACIGLRTAGFGVSTLISGQASLTLGYYLVPLIGIGVALWTILNDSGRGAPAWLAHMGDRLAEAADRLQARLARRGIGGAA; encoded by the coding sequence ATGAAGACGCTTGAACGATACATCGTCCGGCGGGCGGGCATCGCCTTCGTCATGACGCTCGCCGCCATGACCGGCGTGGTGTGGGCGACCCAGGCCCTGCGTCAGCTCGATCTCGTCACCTCAAAGGGCCAGACCATCGTCCAGTTCGTCGGCATCACCATGCTGGCGATGCCGTTCCTGGTCCTCGTCGTCGCCCCTTTCGCGCTGATGATCGCGCTCATCCTGGTGCTCAACGCGCTGTCCAGCGACAGCGAACTGATCGTCATCAACGCCAGCGGCGGCTCGCGCTTCCTGGTGCTGCGTCCTGTCGTCCTGTTCAGCGCCGCGATAATGCTGCTCAGCGCGACCTTGTCGCTCTACGTCGCTCCACTCGGACTGGCGCAGCTGCGCGACGAGATCGCCCGCGTGCGCGTCGACCTCGTCGCCAACATCGTCCGGCCGGGGCGCTTCATCACGGTCGAGGACGGCCTGACCTTCCACATCCGCAACCGCAGGGGCGACGGCAGCCTGGACGGGCTGCTGCTGCATGATAGGCGCGATCCGCAGACCGTCTTCACCTACCAGGCCGACGTCGGGCGCATCGTCGAGGCGGCGGACCGCACGCTGCTGTTGATGCAGGACGGAACCATCCAGCGCCGGCCGAAGACCGACGGCGACATCTCCATCGTCCGCTTCCAGTCCTATGCCTTCGACCTGTCGGCTCTGATCCCCGAGACGTCCACTCCGATCTACAAGGCGAGCGAGCGTCCGACGCTCGCCCTCCTGCTCGGCACGCATCAGGATGACTACGCGCGCCAGAACGCCGATCGGCTGCGCGCCGAGTTGCACGACCGACTGAGCCAGCCGCTCTACCCGCTCGCCTTCGGCCTTATCGTCTTCGCCTTCCTGGGCCAGGCCCGTACCACCCGCCAGGGCCGCGGCATGGCCATGCTCGGCGCGCTGGTCGCCTGCATCGGACTGCGCACGGCAGGCTTCGGCGTCAGCACGCTGATCTCCGGCCAGGCCTCGCTGACCCTCGGCTACTATCTCGTACCGCTCATCGGCATCGGCGTCGCCCTCTGGACGATCCTGAACGACAGCGGGCGCGGCGCCCCGGCCTGGCTCGCTCACATGGGCGACCGGCTCGCCGAGGCGGCCGATCGACTGCAGGCCCGCCTTGCCCGGCGCGGCATAGGCGGAGCCGCGTGA
- the lptG gene encoding LPS export ABC transporter permease LptG, with the protein MLGPTLTLYFSRRFLKAILGLFLLAAVLIFLFDVLELLRRAGERGDFSVLRITLISLLRVPLLLEQVLPFAVLFGAIWAFVTLSRALELVVARAAGISVWQFGAPAVLVALIIGLVSVTLYNPMAVWMQERSNEVAAGIFGTEETFLLQTTNAVWIRQDGLDGESVLNAEQLLDHGERLLGVTIFTFDRAGSFQERIEAREARLRNQFWHLKDVIVYTTESDPQRYGTYEVSTYLTPTEVRESIGAPESISFWNLPRFIELASRAGLPAYRYTLQYHSLLARPLLLLAMVLIAAAVSLRVSRFGGLGGMILGGIIAGFVLYVLSELGRDFGGAGIVPPLVAAWAPGAFGVLMGLTILLNREDG; encoded by the coding sequence ATGCTCGGCCCGACGCTCACCCTCTATTTCTCCCGCCGCTTTCTCAAGGCGATCCTTGGCCTGTTCCTGCTGGCGGCGGTTCTGATCTTCCTGTTCGACGTGCTGGAACTGCTACGCCGGGCTGGCGAGCGCGGCGATTTCTCCGTCCTGCGCATCACCCTGATCTCGCTTCTGCGCGTGCCGCTTCTGCTCGAACAGGTCCTTCCCTTCGCCGTCCTGTTCGGCGCGATCTGGGCCTTCGTCACCCTTAGCCGGGCGCTGGAACTGGTCGTCGCGCGCGCGGCAGGCATCTCCGTGTGGCAGTTCGGCGCACCGGCGGTGCTCGTTGCCCTGATCATCGGCCTCGTGTCGGTAACGCTCTACAACCCGATGGCCGTGTGGATGCAGGAACGCTCCAACGAGGTCGCCGCCGGCATCTTCGGCACGGAGGAGACATTCCTGCTGCAAACGACCAACGCCGTCTGGATCCGCCAGGACGGCCTCGACGGCGAATCCGTGCTGAACGCCGAACAGTTGCTCGACCACGGCGAACGCCTGCTCGGCGTGACGATCTTCACCTTCGACCGCGCCGGCTCGTTCCAGGAGCGCATCGAGGCCCGCGAGGCGCGGCTGCGCAACCAGTTCTGGCACCTCAAGGACGTCATCGTCTACACCACCGAGAGCGACCCTCAGCGCTATGGCACCTACGAGGTCAGCACCTACCTGACCCCGACCGAGGTGCGCGAGAGCATTGGCGCGCCCGAATCGATTTCGTTCTGGAACCTGCCGCGCTTCATCGAACTGGCCAGCCGGGCGGGTCTGCCAGCCTACCGATACACCCTTCAATATCATAGTCTTCTGGCCCGGCCGCTGCTTCTGCTGGCGATGGTGCTGATCGCTGCGGCGGTTTCCCTTCGGGTTTCGCGCTTCGGCGGTCTGGGCGGCATGATTCTGGGTGGAATCATCGCCGGCTTCGTGCTTTACGTTCTGTCGGAGCTCGGTCGCGACTTCGGCGGTGCCGGCATCGTGCCGCCACTCGTCGCGGCCTGGGCTCCGGGTGCGTTTGGAGTGCTCATGGGACTGACGATCCTGCTGAACCGGGAAGACGGATGA
- a CDS encoding LPS-assembly protein LptD — translation MLRGLALGFACSLAAAGPAEAQQSLQEALATRVDPAAQMMLEADSLNYDFDRDVVSASGTVQIYYDGYTLEARQVSYDRRNGRLTARGAVRMTEPDGNVLSGEEMELSDDFADGFARSLQLDTPERTRFVAETATRSGGNVTTFENGVYTVYTRPTTPPGKPPLWRLRAARIIHNQQERVIYYEDAALEFFGQPVAYLPYLSMPDPTVKRKSGFLMPSGVYSDRLGVGVTVPYYWALDPHFDLTVAATPMSKQGALGEVSWRHRLMSGSYTVAAAGLFQARPNEFAGSSGDRRWRGAIHTDGEFRISRNWKWGWDLTYKTDRAFLEDYSAVSFSGKDEISQIYLSGETRRNALSVRAYAFSITQEDYNSAAAGHDPVGPFSPVGSDLQDKQPFVLPVVDYDYVFDDPVAGGELSLTSNFTSLTRAKTDAFAVGGVNRYRGVDGTFSRWSVMSEWRRTLIDPLGQVFTPFAYVRGDLFFLASADKNVTTLTDDAFVGRAVPAAGLEYRYPFVATFDGGNQIIEPIAQVIVRPDEQRIGQLPNDDAQSIVFDATTLFDYDKFSGFDRAEGGTRANVGLNYKLQFDSGQYMSVLFGRSFHLAGRNSYAYTDVLGATRDSGLETARSDYVSSLYFDTRYGVKVGAQTRFDGTDFSVRRVQAQATATYGPVVSSLAYAFLSEQPDLGIDRPREEILGSASLRLIQNWRVFGSLRYDLENENIVQDGVGIGYDDEGFSVSLSYQEDRSRNNGDPVDRMVYLRVGLRTIGNTQVSSGVNR, via the coding sequence TTGCTCCGCGGGCTTGCGCTCGGTTTTGCCTGCAGCCTCGCCGCCGCCGGTCCAGCCGAGGCCCAGCAGTCCCTGCAGGAGGCGCTCGCCACGCGGGTCGATCCCGCCGCCCAGATGATGCTCGAGGCCGACAGCCTCAATTACGATTTCGACCGGGACGTCGTGTCCGCATCCGGCACGGTGCAGATCTATTACGACGGCTACACGCTCGAGGCGCGGCAGGTCAGCTACGATCGCCGCAACGGTCGGCTGACAGCGCGCGGCGCCGTGCGCATGACCGAACCGGACGGCAACGTGCTGAGCGGCGAGGAAATGGAACTGTCGGACGATTTCGCCGACGGCTTCGCGCGCTCGCTACAGCTCGACACGCCCGAACGCACCCGTTTCGTCGCCGAGACCGCGACGCGCAGCGGCGGCAACGTGACCACCTTCGAGAACGGCGTCTACACCGTCTACACCCGCCCGACGACGCCGCCCGGCAAGCCGCCGCTGTGGCGCCTGCGCGCCGCCAGGATCATCCACAACCAGCAGGAACGGGTAATCTACTACGAGGACGCGGCGCTGGAATTCTTCGGCCAGCCGGTCGCGTACCTGCCCTACCTGTCGATGCCGGACCCGACGGTGAAGCGCAAGTCCGGGTTCCTGATGCCGTCGGGCGTCTATTCCGACCGCCTCGGCGTCGGCGTCACGGTTCCCTATTACTGGGCGCTCGACCCGCATTTCGACCTCACCGTCGCCGCGACGCCGATGTCCAAGCAGGGCGCGCTCGGCGAGGTGTCCTGGCGGCACCGGCTGATGTCGGGCTCCTACACCGTGGCCGCAGCGGGCCTGTTCCAGGCGCGCCCGAACGAGTTCGCCGGCTCCAGCGGCGATCGGCGCTGGCGCGGGGCGATCCACACCGACGGCGAGTTCCGCATCTCGCGCAACTGGAAGTGGGGCTGGGACCTGACCTACAAGACGGACCGCGCCTTCCTGGAGGACTACAGCGCCGTCAGCTTCTCGGGCAAGGACGAGATCTCGCAGATCTATCTGTCCGGCGAGACGCGCCGCAACGCGCTCAGCGTCAGGGCCTACGCGTTTTCCATCACGCAGGAGGACTACAATTCGGCGGCCGCCGGTCATGACCCGGTCGGCCCGTTCTCGCCGGTCGGCAGCGACCTGCAGGACAAGCAGCCCTTCGTCCTGCCGGTGGTCGACTACGACTACGTGTTCGACGACCCGGTCGCCGGCGGCGAGCTGTCGCTGACCAGCAACTTCACCAGCCTGACCCGCGCCAAGACCGACGCCTTCGCCGTCGGCGGCGTCAACCGCTACCGCGGCGTCGACGGCACCTTCTCACGCTGGAGCGTCATGAGCGAGTGGCGGCGCACCCTGATCGATCCGCTCGGCCAGGTGTTCACGCCCTTCGCCTATGTCCGTGGCGACCTGTTCTTCCTCGCCTCGGCCGACAAGAACGTCACGACGCTGACCGACGACGCTTTCGTCGGCCGCGCCGTCCCGGCCGCAGGTCTGGAATACCGCTATCCCTTCGTCGCCACCTTCGACGGCGGCAACCAGATCATCGAGCCCATCGCCCAGGTCATCGTCCGTCCCGACGAGCAGCGCATCGGACAGTTGCCGAACGACGACGCGCAGAGCATCGTGTTCGACGCAACGACCCTTTTCGACTACGACAAGTTCTCCGGCTTCGACCGTGCCGAAGGCGGCACGCGCGCCAACGTCGGGCTGAACTACAAGCTCCAGTTCGACAGCGGCCAATACATGAGCGTGCTGTTCGGCCGCTCGTTCCACCTCGCCGGCCGCAATTCTTACGCCTACACGGACGTGCTCGGCGCAACGCGGGATTCGGGCCTGGAGACGGCGCGTTCCGACTATGTCAGCAGCCTCTATTTCGATACGCGCTACGGCGTCAAGGTCGGCGCGCAGACACGCTTCGACGGCACCGACTTCTCGGTCCGACGCGTCCAGGCTCAGGCGACCGCCACCTATGGACCCGTGGTCAGCAGCCTCGCCTATGCGTTCCTGAGCGAGCAGCCCGATCTCGGCATCGACCGGCCGCGCGAGGAGATCCTCGGCTCCGCCAGCCTGCGGCTGATCCAGAACTGGCGTGTTTTCGGCTCGCTGCGCTACGACCTGGAAAACGAAAACATCGTCCAGGACGGCGTCGGCATCGGCTACGACGACGAGGGCTTCTCCGTCTCGCTGTCCTACCAGGAGGATCGCAGCCGCAACAACGGCGATCCGGTCGACCGCATGGTCTATCTGCGCGTCGGGCTGCGCACCATCGGCAACACGCAGGTGTCGAGCGGCGTCAACCGCTAG
- a CDS encoding peptidylprolyl isomerase, whose translation MMRQPIQILFLSLLLLAGLGAGAMAQTSIKVVVNEQAITSYDIAQRARLITLTQRKSGETARRMAQEELVDDVLKLKEAQRIGISVSKGDVDDAFASIAQRVKMSPANLAAALRQSGVDPDTLRARLRAEVAWSRAVGQRFRAQVKVSDSDVIAALQKSEDKNKNLSIEFELRQVIFVVPQKASSGLKAQRKREADQFRKEFTSCETGAAQARTLNEVVVRAIGHRLETELPPALRDTIVKTEVGRLTPPEQTSRGLEMIAVCGKREIQSDIAARTAIEDELRQKEGEQMSRRYLQELRRRATIEYR comes from the coding sequence ATGATGAGACAGCCTATTCAGATCCTATTCCTGTCGCTGTTGCTGCTGGCGGGTCTCGGCGCGGGCGCGATGGCGCAGACCTCCATCAAGGTCGTCGTCAACGAGCAGGCCATCACCAGCTACGACATCGCCCAGAGGGCGCGGCTGATCACGCTCACCCAGCGCAAGTCAGGCGAAACGGCCCGGCGCATGGCGCAGGAGGAACTGGTCGACGACGTGCTCAAGCTCAAGGAAGCGCAGCGCATCGGCATCTCGGTGTCCAAGGGCGACGTCGACGACGCCTTCGCCAGCATCGCGCAGCGCGTCAAGATGTCCCCGGCAAACCTCGCCGCCGCCCTGCGCCAGAGCGGCGTCGATCCGGATACGTTGCGTGCCCGCCTGCGTGCGGAAGTCGCGTGGTCGCGCGCGGTCGGCCAACGCTTCCGCGCCCAGGTCAAGGTGTCCGATTCCGACGTCATCGCCGCCCTTCAGAAATCCGAGGACAAGAACAAGAACCTCAGCATCGAGTTCGAACTGCGCCAGGTGATCTTCGTCGTGCCGCAGAAGGCGTCCAGTGGCTTGAAGGCGCAGCGCAAGCGTGAGGCAGACCAGTTCCGCAAGGAGTTCACCTCCTGCGAGACCGGGGCCGCCCAGGCAAGGACCCTGAACGAGGTGGTCGTCCGGGCCATCGGGCACCGGCTTGAGACCGAACTGCCGCCGGCCCTGCGCGATACCATCGTCAAGACCGAGGTTGGCCGCCTGACGCCACCCGAGCAGACCAGCCGCGGCCTCGAGATGATCGCCGTTTGCGGCAAGCGGGAAATCCAGTCGGACATCGCCGCGCGCACCGCCATCGAGGACGAACTGCGCCAGAAGGAAGGCGAACAGATGTCGCGCCGCTACCTTCAGGAGCTTCGCCGCCGCGCCACCATCGAATACCGCTAG
- the pdxA gene encoding 4-hydroxythreonine-4-phosphate dehydrogenase PdxA encodes MRSAHHPLVVTCGEPAGIGPDIALMAWSRRDELGLPAFYMRADPQFLADRAARLGLSVPIRTVEPGQTLDAFAEALPVVPTGAPVADRPGEAQADTGAAVISSIEAAVADVRQGVATAVVTNPIHKKVLYDAGFRHPGHTEFLGVLAEQWGPGPWRPVMMLAGPSLMVVPVTTHIALRRVPDVLTTDLIVETGHIVARDLKVRFGIAAPRLSVAGLNPHAGEGGTMGIEDETVVAPAVARLRAEGIDARGPFPADTLFHPAARREYDCVLGMYHDQALIPVKTIAFDETVNVTLGLPFVRTSPDHGTAFPIAGTGTARPDSFAASVRLAAALGDPSVLT; translated from the coding sequence ATGCGTTCGGCTCACCATCCCCTGGTCGTGACCTGCGGAGAACCGGCGGGTATCGGTCCCGACATAGCGCTGATGGCCTGGAGCCGGCGCGATGAACTCGGTTTGCCAGCGTTCTACATGCGCGCCGATCCGCAATTCCTTGCAGACCGCGCGGCGCGTCTTGGCCTGTCCGTGCCGATCCGCACCGTCGAACCCGGCCAGACGCTCGATGCCTTCGCCGAGGCCCTCCCGGTGGTGCCGACCGGCGCGCCGGTTGCGGACCGGCCGGGCGAAGCCCAGGCCGATACCGGCGCGGCCGTCATTTCGTCGATCGAGGCCGCCGTCGCCGACGTGCGCCAGGGTGTGGCGACCGCCGTCGTCACCAACCCGATCCACAAGAAGGTTCTCTACGACGCCGGCTTCCGCCATCCCGGCCACACCGAATTCCTCGGCGTCCTCGCCGAACAGTGGGGGCCTGGTCCGTGGCGGCCGGTGATGATGCTCGCCGGGCCGAGCCTGATGGTGGTCCCGGTCACCACCCACATCGCCCTGCGCCGCGTCCCCGACGTGCTCACCACCGATCTCATCGTCGAGACCGGGCACATCGTGGCGCGCGACCTGAAGGTCCGCTTCGGCATCGCCGCCCCGCGCCTGTCCGTGGCCGGCCTCAATCCGCATGCCGGCGAAGGCGGCACCATGGGCATCGAGGACGAGACGGTCGTCGCCCCGGCCGTCGCCCGGTTGCGCGCCGAGGGCATCGACGCGCGCGGTCCCTTCCCGGCCGACACGCTCTTCCATCCGGCTGCGCGCAGGGAATACGACTGCGTGCTCGGCATGTATCACGACCAGGCCCTGATCCCGGTCAAGACGATTGCCTTCGACGAGACCGTCAACGTCACGCTCGGGCTGCCCTTCGTGCGCACCTCGCCCGATCACGGCACCGCCTTCCCGATCGCCGGAACCGGCACCGCCCGTCCGGACAGTTTCGCGGCCAGCGTCCGGCTTGCCGCCGCGCTTGGCGATCCCAGCGTCCTGACATGA
- the rsmA gene encoding 16S rRNA (adenine(1518)-N(6)/adenine(1519)-N(6))-dimethyltransferase RsmA has protein sequence MSRIDDLPPLREVIRAHGLDARKSLGQNFLLDLNLTSRIARAAAPLDACTVVEIGPGPGGLTRALLAAGAGRVIAIEKDRRCLPALAEIADRYPGRLTVVEGDALEIDAATLAAGEPVKIVANLPYNVGTQLLINWITTPGWPPFWSSLTLMFQREVAERIVAAPGDKAYGRLGVLAGWRTQARILFDISPQAFTPPPKVTSAVVQLVPRVEPLPCSLKALERVTAAAFGQRRKMLRASLKTLDPQAERLIEEAGLIPTARAEEIDIAGFVALAERFAGGRLM, from the coding sequence ATGAGCCGGATCGACGATCTGCCGCCGCTGCGCGAGGTGATCCGCGCGCATGGCCTCGACGCGCGCAAGTCGCTCGGCCAGAACTTCCTGCTCGACCTCAACCTGACCTCGCGCATCGCGCGCGCGGCCGCGCCGCTCGACGCCTGCACGGTGGTCGAGATCGGCCCCGGTCCGGGCGGGCTGACGCGTGCCCTGCTCGCCGCCGGCGCCGGGCGGGTGATCGCGATCGAGAAGGACCGCCGCTGCCTGCCGGCGCTGGCGGAGATCGCAGACCGCTATCCGGGAAGGCTGACGGTGGTCGAGGGCGACGCGCTGGAGATCGACGCGGCCACGCTCGCCGCCGGCGAGCCGGTCAAGATCGTCGCCAACCTGCCCTACAACGTCGGCACCCAGCTTCTGATCAACTGGATCACCACTCCCGGCTGGCCGCCGTTCTGGTCCTCGCTGACGCTGATGTTCCAGCGCGAGGTCGCCGAGCGCATCGTGGCGGCGCCCGGCGACAAGGCCTATGGCCGGCTCGGCGTGCTCGCCGGCTGGCGCACGCAGGCGAGGATCCTGTTCGATATCTCCCCCCAGGCCTTCACGCCGCCGCCGAAGGTGACCTCTGCCGTGGTCCAGTTGGTGCCACGCGTCGAGCCCCTGCCCTGCAGCCTGAAGGCGCTGGAACGGGTCACCGCGGCCGCCTTCGGTCAGCGCCGCAAGATGCTGCGCGCCAGCCTCAAGACGCTCGATCCGCAGGCCGAGCGTCTGATCGAGGAAGCCGGTCTCATCCCGACTGCACGGGCGGAGGAAATCGATATCGCGGGCTTCGTCGCCCTCGCCGAGCGATTCGCCGGCGGTCGCTTGATGTGA
- the gmk gene encoding guanylate kinase, whose amino-acid sequence MPDATKGAMMTSASAEAQRRGLMLVLSSPSGAGKSTIARLLLEKEDTIELSISVTTRPRRSSEIDGVHYHFVSPERFDQMRERGELLEWAEVHGNFYATPRDPVETALKAGRDVLFDIDIQGTFQLYERMREDVVSVFILPPSIAEMKSRLHRRAEDTEEVILRRLKTAVGEMRHWAEYDYVVVNDDLGRAYEGVRAILRAERLKQSRSPAIGGFIDGMLADLRQELGEV is encoded by the coding sequence ATGCCGGACGCGACCAAGGGAGCCATGATGACATCGGCGAGTGCGGAGGCGCAGCGGCGCGGCCTCATGCTCGTGCTGTCCTCGCCGTCGGGTGCCGGCAAGTCGACCATCGCCCGCCTTCTGCTCGAGAAGGAAGACACCATCGAATTGTCGATCTCGGTGACGACGCGGCCGCGCCGGTCGAGCGAGATCGACGGCGTCCACTATCATTTCGTCTCGCCCGAGCGCTTCGACCAGATGCGCGAGCGCGGCGAACTGCTGGAATGGGCCGAGGTGCACGGTAATTTCTACGCCACGCCGCGCGATCCGGTCGAAACGGCGCTGAAGGCGGGCCGCGACGTGCTGTTCGACATCGACATTCAGGGCACGTTCCAGCTTTATGAGCGCATGCGCGAGGACGTCGTCTCGGTGTTCATCCTGCCGCCGTCGATCGCCGAGATGAAGTCGCGCCTGCACCGGCGGGCAGAGGATACCGAAGAGGTGATCCTGCGCCGCCTGAAGACCGCGGTCGGCGAGATGCGCCACTGGGCCGAGTACGATTACGTCGTCGTCAACGACGATCTCGGCCGGGCCTACGAGGGCGTGCGGGCGATCCTCAGGGCCGAGCGCCTGAAGCAGTCCCGGTCGCCGGCGATCGGGGGCTTCATCGACGGCATGCTGGCCGACCTGCGCCAGGAACTCGGCGAGGTCTGA
- a CDS encoding YicC/YloC family endoribonuclease encodes MALASMTGFARVEGSSGPVRWTWELRSVNGKNLDVRMRIPTGLEELEPLIREKCAAALRRGNVSIGLSMQRDQGEASLTVNEHALEAVLKAIQVLHRRLPDAAPPTLDGILAHKGVLELKEPEDDEATRAALVAELVRSLDEALDGLLAMRRREGEAIGRILGRQIDTVAALTGRAEALPGRSLATIKARLAAQVAELLDASVGALDPQRLHQEAALLATRADIREELDRLAAHVAAARDLLSTGGAVGRKLDFLAQEFNRETNTLCSKSNDVELTAIGLELKAIIDQMREQIQNLE; translated from the coding sequence ATGGCTCTGGCCAGCATGACCGGGTTCGCCCGGGTGGAGGGAAGTTCCGGACCGGTGCGCTGGACGTGGGAACTGCGTTCGGTGAACGGCAAGAACCTCGATGTGCGCATGCGCATTCCGACCGGCCTGGAAGAGCTCGAACCGCTGATCCGGGAAAAATGCGCCGCCGCGCTGCGGCGCGGAAACGTGTCCATCGGCCTGTCGATGCAGCGCGACCAGGGCGAGGCCTCGCTGACCGTCAACGAGCATGCGTTGGAAGCGGTGCTGAAGGCGATCCAGGTGCTGCATCGGCGCCTGCCGGACGCCGCGCCGCCGACGCTGGACGGCATCCTGGCTCACAAGGGCGTGCTGGAACTCAAGGAACCCGAGGATGACGAGGCGACACGCGCCGCACTGGTCGCCGAACTGGTGCGCAGTCTCGACGAGGCGCTCGACGGGCTCCTCGCCATGCGCCGCCGCGAGGGCGAGGCGATCGGCCGGATCCTCGGCCGCCAGATCGACACCGTCGCCGCGCTGACGGGGCGGGCGGAGGCCCTGCCCGGACGCAGCCTGGCGACGATCAAGGCCCGCCTTGCCGCCCAGGTCGCGGAGCTTCTGGACGCCTCGGTCGGGGCCCTGGACCCGCAGCGGCTGCATCAGGAGGCGGCGCTGCTGGCGACCCGCGCCGACATCCGCGAGGAACTGGACCGGCTTGCCGCCCATGTCGCGGCCGCGCGCGACCTGCTTTCGACGGGCGGTGCGGTCGGACGCAAGCTGGATTTCCTGGCGCAGGAATTCAACCGCGAGACCAACACGCTGTGTTCGAAGTCGAACGATGTGGAGCTCACCGCCATCGGTCTGGAGCTGAAAGCCATCATCGACCAGATGCGCGAGCAGATCCAGAATCTGGAGTAA
- the mltG gene encoding endolytic transglycosylase MltG, whose amino-acid sequence MRIKPKSPREAIQPDRAPEPPARSRHARNPIVILINLVLSSAVLAVLAIGAGLYWGKAEFEAPGPLKTDTTVIIASGSGLSIISDTLEANDVIDNAWVFSLGVRAYKNAGRLKAGEYAFTAGTSMRQVMTDLVEGNAVTHAVTVPEGWTVAQTVARLRENPILVGDLTDIPPEGAILPETYTFTRGTSRQQILDQMKAAQEKLLGEIWQRRSEGLPIETPEQLVILASIVEKETARADERTRVAGVFVNRLNRNMPLQSDPTILYGLYGGEAWTRDRSAITRSELDRQTPYNTYQIRGLPPGPIGNPGRAAMEAVANPSRTKDLYFVADGTGGHVFAETYEQHQANVRKWREIERTLREAERANGNGAAATAN is encoded by the coding sequence ATGCGTATTAAGCCGAAGAGCCCGCGCGAAGCGATTCAGCCGGACCGGGCGCCCGAGCCTCCCGCGCGCTCGCGCCATGCCCGCAACCCGATCGTCATCCTGATCAATCTGGTGCTGTCCTCGGCCGTGCTCGCCGTGCTGGCGATCGGTGCCGGCCTGTACTGGGGCAAGGCCGAATTCGAGGCCCCCGGACCGCTCAAGACCGACACGACGGTGATCATCGCCTCCGGCTCCGGCCTGTCGATCATTTCCGACACGCTCGAGGCAAACGACGTCATCGACAACGCCTGGGTGTTCTCGCTCGGTGTGCGCGCCTACAAGAACGCCGGACGGCTCAAGGCCGGCGAATATGCCTTCACGGCCGGCACCAGCATGCGCCAGGTGATGACCGACCTGGTCGAAGGCAACGCCGTCACCCATGCGGTGACGGTCCCCGAAGGCTGGACCGTCGCCCAGACGGTGGCGCGGCTGCGCGAGAACCCGATCCTCGTCGGCGACCTCACCGACATCCCGCCGGAGGGCGCGATCCTGCCCGAGACCTACACGTTCACGCGCGGCACGTCGCGCCAGCAGATCCTCGACCAGATGAAGGCGGCGCAGGAGAAGCTTCTGGGCGAGATCTGGCAACGGCGCAGCGAAGGCCTGCCGATCGAGACGCCCGAGCAACTGGTCATCCTCGCCTCGATCGTCGAGAAGGAAACCGCGCGTGCCGACGAGCGCACCCGCGTCGCGGGCGTGTTCGTCAATCGGCTGAACCGCAACATGCCGCTGCAGTCGGACCCGACCATCCTTTACGGTCTCTACGGCGGCGAGGCTTGGACGCGCGACCGTTCGGCGATCACCCGCTCCGAACTCGACCGCCAGACGCCTTACAACACCTACCAGATCCGCGGCCTGCCGCCCGGGCCGATCGGCAACCCGGGGCGCGCGGCGATGGAGGCGGTGGCCAATCCCTCGCGCACCAAGGACCTCTATTTCGTCGCCGACGGCACCGGCGGGCACGTGTTCGCCGAGACCTACGAGCAGCATCAGGCCAATGTGCGCAAGTGGCGCGAGATCGAGCGGACCCTGCGTGAGGCGGAGAGGGCGAACGGCAACGGCGCCGCGGCCACCGCCAACTGA